In Streptomyces sp. NBC_01707, a genomic segment contains:
- the mmsA gene encoding CoA-acylating methylmalonate-semialdehyde dehydrogenase: MKTVNHWIGGKTVEGTSGNYGPVTDPATGAVTTQVALASLEEVDAAVAAAKDAYATWGTSSLAARTAVLFRYRALLDARRDDIAALITAEHGKVHSDALGEVARGLEIVELACGITTQLKGELSTQVSSRVDVSSIRQSLGVVAGITPFNFPAMVPMWMFPLAIACGNTFVLKPSEKDPSAANLLAELAAEAGLPDGVLNVLHGDKVAVDGLLNHPDVAAVSFVGSTPIARYIHTTASANGKRVQALGGAKNHMLVLPDADLDAAADAAVSAAYGSAGERCMAISAVVAVGAVGDELVARIKERAEKIKIGPGNDPTSEMGPLITAAHRDKVASYVTGAAAQGADVVLDGTGYTVGGFEDGHWIGLSLLDHVSTDSDAYKDEIFGPVLCVLRVETYEEGVALMNASPFGNGTAIFTRDGGAARRFQLEIEAGMVGVNVPIPVPVGYHSFGGWKDSLFGDHHIYGNDGVHFYTRGKVVTTRWPDPADAPAGVDLGFPRNH, encoded by the coding sequence ATGAAGACCGTCAACCACTGGATCGGTGGCAAGACCGTCGAGGGCACGTCGGGCAACTACGGCCCGGTCACCGACCCGGCCACCGGCGCCGTCACCACCCAGGTCGCACTCGCCTCCCTCGAAGAGGTCGACGCCGCGGTCGCCGCCGCGAAGGACGCGTACGCGACGTGGGGCACGTCCTCGCTGGCCGCCCGCACCGCCGTCCTGTTCCGCTACCGCGCACTGCTCGACGCCCGCCGCGACGACATCGCCGCGCTGATCACCGCCGAGCACGGCAAGGTGCACTCCGACGCGCTCGGTGAGGTCGCCCGCGGCCTGGAGATCGTCGAGCTGGCCTGCGGCATCACCACCCAGCTCAAGGGTGAGCTGTCCACCCAGGTCTCCAGCCGGGTCGACGTCTCCTCCATCCGCCAGTCGCTCGGTGTCGTCGCGGGCATCACGCCGTTCAACTTCCCGGCGATGGTGCCGATGTGGATGTTCCCGCTGGCCATCGCCTGCGGCAACACGTTCGTGCTGAAGCCGAGCGAGAAGGACCCGTCGGCCGCCAACCTGCTGGCCGAGCTGGCCGCCGAGGCCGGACTGCCGGACGGTGTGCTGAACGTGCTGCACGGCGACAAGGTCGCCGTCGACGGACTGCTGAACCACCCGGACGTCGCCGCGGTCTCCTTCGTCGGCTCCACCCCGATCGCCCGCTACATCCACACCACCGCCTCCGCCAACGGCAAGCGTGTCCAGGCGCTCGGCGGTGCGAAGAACCACATGCTGGTCCTGCCGGACGCGGACCTCGACGCCGCCGCCGACGCCGCGGTCTCCGCCGCGTACGGCTCCGCCGGTGAGCGCTGCATGGCCATCTCCGCGGTCGTCGCGGTGGGCGCCGTCGGTGACGAGCTCGTCGCCAGGATCAAGGAGCGCGCCGAGAAGATCAAGATCGGCCCCGGCAACGACCCGACGTCCGAGATGGGCCCGCTGATCACAGCGGCCCACCGCGACAAGGTCGCCTCGTACGTCACGGGCGCGGCGGCCCAGGGCGCCGACGTCGTCCTCGACGGCACCGGCTACACCGTCGGAGGGTTCGAGGACGGCCACTGGATCGGCCTCTCCCTCCTCGACCACGTGTCCACCGACTCGGACGCGTACAAGGACGAGATCTTCGGCCCGGTGCTGTGCGTCCTGCGCGTCGAGACGTACGAGGAGGGCGTCGCCCTCATGAACGCCTCGCCGTTCGGCAACGGCACCGCGATCTTCACCCGCGACGGCGGCGCAGCCCGCCGCTTCCAGCTGGAGATCGAGGCCGGCATGGTCGGCGTCAACGTGCCGATCCCGGTGCCGGTGGGCTACCACTCCTTCGGTGGCTGGAAGGACTCGCTCTTCGGCGACCACCACATCTACGGGAACGACGGCGTGCACTTCTACACCCGCGGCAAGGTCGTCACCACCCGCTGGCCGGACCCGGCCGACGCCCCCGCCGGTGTGGACCTCGGCTTCCCCCGCAACCACTGA
- a CDS encoding phosphotransferase family protein: protein MTSRSRDHVADVRSVVMAHMPDYQVDSVVQLGEGLDNLAYEVNGELVVRFGKEPDLARRAAQLNHEAGVLAAVADVSPLPVPQPAFMVADQGCLAYFKLPGVPLVDMPRHQRSAHGTSIGATLGELLTALHAVAIDRMAVETDHQPVAQWRHEATENYVTVAGQVPAAHRRSVEAFLDAAPPHDGWTPTFSHNDLGIEHVLVDPVAWTVTGIIDWSDAAVVDPACDFGLLYRDLGPAAARAAISTYRTDANDVAALSERVVFYARCSVFEDLAYGIETEQGKYVDKSLAAMEWLFPS from the coding sequence ATGACCAGTCGCAGCCGCGACCACGTCGCAGACGTCCGCAGCGTCGTGATGGCGCACATGCCCGACTACCAGGTCGACTCCGTGGTACAGCTCGGCGAGGGCTTGGACAACCTGGCGTACGAGGTCAACGGTGAGCTGGTCGTGCGCTTCGGCAAGGAGCCCGACCTGGCACGGCGGGCCGCCCAGCTGAACCACGAGGCCGGCGTGCTTGCTGCCGTCGCCGACGTTTCGCCGCTGCCCGTGCCCCAGCCGGCGTTCATGGTCGCGGACCAGGGTTGTCTGGCCTACTTCAAGCTTCCCGGCGTGCCACTGGTGGACATGCCGCGGCACCAGCGATCGGCCCACGGCACGTCGATCGGCGCCACGCTCGGTGAGCTGCTCACTGCGCTGCATGCTGTTGCGATCGATCGGATGGCTGTGGAAACGGACCACCAGCCGGTTGCCCAGTGGCGACATGAGGCCACGGAGAACTATGTGACGGTGGCCGGGCAGGTACCGGCGGCGCACCGCCGATCCGTCGAGGCGTTCCTGGACGCCGCACCACCACACGATGGCTGGACGCCGACGTTCTCCCACAACGATCTGGGGATCGAACACGTTCTCGTCGACCCGGTCGCATGGACGGTGACCGGCATCATCGACTGGAGCGATGCCGCCGTCGTCGATCCGGCCTGCGACTTCGGGCTGCTCTACCGCGATCTCGGCCCCGCGGCTGCCCGCGCCGCCATCAGCACCTATCGAACCGACGCCAACGACGTCGCGGCGCTCAGCGAGCGTGTCGTGTTCTATGCCAGGTGCAGTGTCTTCGAGGATCTGGCATACGGCATCGAGACGGAACAGGGCAAATACGTCGACAAGAGCCTTGCCGCGATGGAATGGCTGTTCCCGTCATAG
- a CDS encoding SpoIIE family protein phosphatase, whose protein sequence is MGTPSMRFSESAEDPFALGRGASAVLDDQGTVVGWSARAQELLGYPAKEVIGRAWQDLLVDALDLPAARSVVVDAIRTGGWFGVLPVRHRDGRRVEMGFRARAVTRDGDSREWVLVGAPAAEVDAWQRDRALLDGLYRRSPIGLVTYGPDRRVIRVNRAIEKASGVPAEAPVGHRPREFMVDEDAGPTDERVRHVLETGEPLIFTEQSARARHDPGRERIVSVSAFRMEDPSGRVLGVAETIEDVTDRHRAQRRLALLNEASARIGTSLDVTQTARELAEVAVHGLADYCSVDLLKPVTLGDEPVPGGSGPLVRVALSPPEHRIPFKEGDVVTLLPESPQARCLYERRPILEGLLPLRPEWYAMDRRRIEIALGLGVHSLIAAPLVARGLVLGVVSLWRSRDSEPFEDDDAAVAQELSSRAAVCIDNARRFTQQQSAALTLQRSLLPSAASDLPAVEVACRYLPASGEPGIGGDWFDVIPLSGARVALVVGDVVGHGIHAAASMGRLRAAVRTLASLDLEPDEVVARLDDLVSLLATELEANTDGNGSAIEQMIGATCVYAVYDPVSRHCSLARAGHPAPVMTTPDGEVTVLDLPAGPPLGLGGLPFETWDLDVPEGSLLTLYTNGLLEARDGDIDVALEHLHECLTNPTAPLDSTCHAVVEALLPKEHPPTDDIALLIARTRVLPPQNVATWQLPLEATAAARARQLTTAKLTEWGLTELACTTELVASELVTNTYRYAAGPVTLRLIRTHCLICEVSDTSHTSPHLRRALSTDEGGRGLFLVAQLTERWGTRYSHDGKTVWTEQPLPHA, encoded by the coding sequence ATGGGGACTCCGTCGATGCGTTTCAGCGAGAGTGCTGAGGATCCGTTCGCCCTCGGGCGTGGCGCCTCGGCTGTGCTCGACGATCAAGGCACCGTGGTCGGCTGGAGCGCACGTGCACAGGAGTTGCTGGGCTATCCGGCCAAGGAAGTGATCGGACGGGCGTGGCAGGACCTCCTGGTCGACGCCCTTGACCTGCCTGCCGCGCGGTCCGTCGTCGTGGACGCCATAAGGACGGGGGGCTGGTTCGGGGTCCTGCCCGTGCGCCACCGCGACGGACGGCGTGTGGAAATGGGTTTCCGGGCCCGCGCGGTCACCCGGGACGGGGACAGCCGGGAGTGGGTCCTGGTCGGAGCCCCGGCCGCGGAGGTGGATGCCTGGCAGCGGGACCGTGCGCTGCTGGACGGTCTGTACCGCCGGTCACCGATCGGGCTGGTCACCTACGGCCCGGACAGGAGGGTGATTCGGGTCAACCGCGCGATCGAGAAGGCGAGTGGTGTCCCGGCCGAGGCACCGGTGGGCCATCGCCCCCGCGAATTCATGGTCGACGAGGACGCAGGTCCGACCGATGAGCGGGTGCGGCACGTCCTGGAGACCGGCGAGCCGTTGATCTTCACGGAGCAGTCGGCCCGGGCACGCCACGATCCAGGTCGGGAACGGATCGTGTCCGTCTCGGCGTTCCGCATGGAAGACCCCTCGGGCCGGGTACTCGGCGTGGCCGAGACGATCGAGGACGTGACCGACCGCCACCGGGCCCAACGCAGGCTCGCCCTGCTGAACGAGGCAAGCGCCCGGATCGGAACGTCACTGGACGTGACACAGACCGCTCGGGAACTGGCCGAGGTGGCCGTCCACGGCCTGGCCGACTACTGCTCGGTGGACCTCCTCAAACCGGTGACACTGGGTGACGAACCGGTTCCCGGAGGGTCAGGTCCGCTGGTCCGAGTCGCCCTTTCCCCTCCAGAGCATCGCATCCCGTTCAAGGAAGGCGATGTGGTCACGCTGCTTCCGGAATCTCCGCAGGCGCGGTGCCTGTACGAGCGTCGCCCGATTCTCGAAGGACTGCTGCCTCTTCGCCCCGAGTGGTACGCCATGGACCGGCGGCGGATCGAGATCGCCCTGGGTCTCGGAGTTCATTCGCTGATCGCGGCGCCCTTGGTCGCGCGCGGTCTGGTACTGGGCGTGGTGAGCCTGTGGCGATCGCGTGATTCGGAGCCTTTCGAGGACGACGATGCCGCCGTGGCCCAGGAGCTTTCCTCGCGTGCGGCCGTCTGCATCGACAATGCGCGCCGCTTCACCCAGCAGCAGAGTGCCGCCCTGACTCTGCAGCGCAGTCTGCTGCCGAGCGCGGCATCCGACCTGCCGGCCGTCGAGGTGGCCTGCCGGTACCTCCCGGCGAGCGGTGAACCGGGCATCGGCGGTGACTGGTTCGACGTGATCCCGTTGTCAGGGGCCCGGGTCGCCCTCGTCGTGGGAGACGTGGTCGGTCACGGGATCCACGCTGCGGCCTCGATGGGCCGCCTGCGCGCCGCCGTGCGCACCCTCGCCAGCCTCGACCTGGAACCGGACGAGGTGGTGGCGCGGCTGGACGATCTGGTCAGTCTGCTGGCCACCGAGCTGGAGGCGAACACCGACGGCAACGGGTCGGCGATCGAGCAGATGATCGGGGCCACCTGCGTCTACGCGGTCTACGATCCGGTCTCCCGGCACTGCTCCCTGGCACGCGCCGGCCACCCGGCACCGGTGATGACCACGCCGGACGGCGAGGTGACCGTGCTCGACCTACCCGCAGGCCCACCGCTCGGACTGGGCGGACTGCCGTTCGAGACGTGGGACCTCGACGTCCCCGAGGGGAGCCTGCTCACGCTCTACACCAACGGTCTTCTGGAGGCGCGCGACGGCGACATCGACGTCGCGCTGGAGCACCTGCACGAATGTCTCACCAACCCCACCGCCCCCCTGGACAGCACCTGCCATGCCGTGGTCGAAGCGCTGCTCCCCAAGGAGCACCCACCCACCGACGACATCGCGCTGCTCATCGCCCGTACCCGGGTGCTGCCGCCACAGAATGTCGCCACATGGCAGCTGCCCTTGGAAGCGACCGCCGCTGCCCGTGCCAGGCAGCTGACCACGGCGAAACTGACCGAATGGGGGCTGACGGAACTGGCCTGCACCACCGAGCTGGTCGCCAGCGAGCTCGTCACCAACACCTACCGGTACGCGGCCGGCCCGGTCACCCTGCGCCTCATCCGTACGCATTGCCTGATCTGTGAGGTGTCCGACACCAGCCACACCTCCCCTCACCTGCGACGGGCTCTCAGCACGGACGAGGGCGGCCGGGGGCTCTTCCTGGTCGCGCAGCTCACGGAGCGGTGGGGCACCCGCTACAGCCACGACGGCAAGACCGTGTGGACGGAGCAGCCTCTCCCGCACGCATGA
- a CDS encoding SRPBCC domain-containing protein, which produces MSTEQTTPADGYSYKLTRTLDASAGTVWQAWTTPEQYARWAYAVAGSVEMDVRPGGVWKATMATPDGGQFPLTGSYLEVAENRLLVVGMDVPGKPAPAAMTVELDEQNDHHTQIVLHQTCDTAEERDMSEQGSTMLLDSLSAFLADESRN; this is translated from the coding sequence ATGAGCACCGAGCAGACCACCCCGGCCGACGGCTACTCCTACAAGCTGACCCGAACGCTCGACGCCTCCGCGGGGACGGTGTGGCAGGCGTGGACCACTCCCGAGCAGTACGCCCGCTGGGCCTACGCCGTCGCCGGCTCCGTCGAGATGGACGTACGGCCGGGTGGAGTGTGGAAGGCCACGATGGCCACGCCCGACGGCGGCCAGTTCCCGCTGACCGGCTCCTATCTCGAGGTCGCCGAGAACCGCCTCCTGGTGGTCGGCATGGACGTACCCGGCAAGCCCGCGCCCGCGGCCATGACCGTGGAACTCGACGAGCAGAACGACCACCACACGCAGATCGTGCTCCACCAGACCTGCGACACCGCCGAGGAACGCGACATGAGCGAGCAGGGCAGCACCATGCTCCTCGACAGCCTGAGCGCCTTCCTGGCCGATGAGTCGAGGAACTGA
- a CDS encoding maleylpyruvate isomerase family mycothiol-dependent enzyme yields the protein MEPTPARERRDALPEGLAEAIHDTAEEIAAMLRGRTDTDIPVPGSTWTLGEAAAHLAQANELMADIAAGHDRPYGDGTPQSLAAANERSLAGFGERGADPLAEMIVAQADAFLAAAEQRPLDETVITPLGSMDVATLGSYLLTHMLGHGYDLARAVGRPHMLDGARVELSMPFMITSMPRVVAPAAAGLTARFTIRLRGGQRFGATFTDGTLTVGPEPLSRPDCTILIEPVTFLLIALGRCDPWGAMARGRVFTWGRKPWLAPRFPALFTAP from the coding sequence GTGGAACCAACGCCTGCCCGGGAGCGGCGCGACGCGCTTCCCGAGGGACTTGCCGAGGCGATACACGACACCGCCGAGGAGATAGCGGCGATGCTGCGCGGCCGGACGGACACGGACATCCCGGTCCCCGGATCCACCTGGACCCTCGGCGAGGCGGCGGCCCACCTGGCGCAGGCCAATGAGCTGATGGCCGATATCGCGGCCGGCCATGACCGCCCGTACGGGGACGGTACGCCGCAGAGCCTGGCGGCGGCCAACGAGCGCTCCCTCGCCGGGTTCGGCGAGCGAGGGGCCGACCCGCTCGCCGAGATGATCGTGGCGCAGGCCGACGCCTTCCTCGCGGCGGCGGAGCAGCGCCCGTTGGACGAGACCGTGATCACCCCTCTGGGCTCGATGGATGTGGCCACCCTCGGCTCGTATCTGCTCACGCACATGCTCGGCCACGGCTACGATCTCGCCCGCGCGGTAGGGCGTCCGCACATGCTCGACGGTGCCCGGGTCGAGCTGTCCATGCCCTTCATGATCACCAGCATGCCGCGGGTGGTCGCCCCGGCCGCTGCCGGGCTGACCGCGCGCTTCACGATCCGCCTGCGCGGTGGACAGCGCTTCGGCGCCACCTTCACCGACGGAACGCTGACCGTCGGCCCGGAGCCCTTGAGCCGCCCGGACTGCACCATCCTCATCGAACCGGTCACCTTCCTGCTGATCGCACTCGGCCGCTGCGATCCGTGGGGCGCGATGGCCCGCGGCCGCGTGTTCACCTGGGGCCGCAAGCCCTGGCTGGCGCCCCGCTTCCCGGCCTTGTTCACGGCGCCCTGA